In a single window of the Burkholderia contaminans genome:
- a CDS encoding glycosyltransferase has product MKVFILHPGKANYPEIAAYGHCLGAHGFEVFDGDLDAYARFPDRDACILWCIMGFYRALPPARYVIHDYRSLSVGRLAAIKDRVKRVLNVRPDLRIFQNAQMREAMAFRDDVRTLLLPMGVPDWIFDPAGVDAEAAPTPSGRFCYIGEMSRERGFHKVLAAYRDARRDETDTLVLVGQPEPAIHAAFGDTPGIRFVGRVPQPDALRIVRESDYAVCFFPYHRPHCFQTPTKLLEYASLGKKIVCNDAPSNVRTANELGIQCHVTGATIFDELFPLSRIRANGTDPAAMKSLEWGRVIERSGVLAYIGTAAAHRS; this is encoded by the coding sequence ATGAAAGTGTTCATTCTGCATCCCGGCAAGGCGAACTACCCCGAGATCGCCGCCTACGGGCATTGCCTGGGTGCGCACGGATTCGAGGTGTTCGACGGTGATCTCGACGCCTACGCGCGTTTTCCGGATCGGGACGCCTGCATCCTGTGGTGCATCATGGGCTTCTATCGCGCGTTGCCGCCGGCCCGGTACGTGATTCACGACTATCGCTCGCTGTCGGTCGGGCGGCTCGCCGCGATCAAGGATCGCGTGAAGCGCGTGCTCAACGTCCGCCCTGACCTGCGGATCTTCCAGAACGCGCAGATGCGCGAAGCGATGGCATTCCGCGACGACGTGCGGACGTTGTTGCTGCCGATGGGCGTGCCGGACTGGATCTTCGATCCGGCCGGCGTCGACGCGGAGGCAGCGCCAACGCCGTCGGGCCGGTTCTGCTACATCGGCGAGATGAGCCGCGAGCGCGGCTTTCACAAGGTGCTGGCGGCCTATCGCGACGCGCGGCGCGACGAGACGGACACGCTCGTGCTGGTCGGCCAGCCGGAGCCCGCGATCCACGCGGCGTTCGGCGATACGCCGGGCATCCGGTTCGTCGGTCGCGTGCCGCAGCCGGACGCGCTGCGTATCGTTCGCGAGAGCGACTACGCGGTGTGCTTCTTTCCGTACCACCGGCCGCACTGCTTCCAGACGCCGACGAAGCTGCTCGAATACGCGTCGCTGGGCAAGAAGATCGTCTGCAACGACGCGCCATCGAACGTGCGTACTGCGAACGAGCTCGGTATACAGTGCCACGTCACCGGCGCGACGATCTTCGACGAGCTGTTTCCGCTGTCGCGGATCCGCGCGAACGGTACCGACCCGGCTGCGATGAAGTCGCTCGAATGGGGGCGCGTCATCGAGCGCTCGGGCGTGCTCGCGTATATCGGCACGGCCGCGGCGCATCGTTCATGA
- a CDS encoding glycosyltransferase translates to MKIVHLIESSATGTLSMVCLIANRLAREGHDVHVVYSVRPDTPPGLAAMFDARVALHHVQMKGAGLVRTVFRLRATLTALGPDVVHLHSSFAGFLGRLSTLFALPKAAFFYSPHCISFMRRDISTVKRLAFVGLERIACARTCLYVACSESEGRAIRAWLRQPVVVIENAVGDSAAHVRADDAAPSSDGPLCVATVGGIRTQKDPALFAQIAQGMRASGMRFVWIGDGDDALKARLAKAGVEVTGWLPRDEVARRLDRADVYLSTSSWEGMPVSVIEAMLAGRPVVVSDCAGNVDVVRHLQTGVVYTTAADAVAWLARLAGDHALRGALGRRAGREARLRFGEERLYGELAPLYAARAAR, encoded by the coding sequence ATGAAGATCGTCCACCTCATCGAATCCAGCGCCACCGGCACGTTGTCGATGGTGTGCCTGATCGCGAATCGTCTCGCCCGCGAAGGCCATGACGTGCACGTCGTCTACTCGGTGCGACCGGATACGCCACCGGGGCTCGCCGCGATGTTCGATGCACGCGTGGCGTTGCATCACGTCCAGATGAAGGGGGCCGGCCTGGTGCGGACCGTGTTCCGGCTGCGCGCGACGCTGACGGCGCTCGGGCCGGACGTCGTGCACCTGCATTCGTCGTTCGCTGGTTTTCTGGGACGCTTGTCGACGCTGTTTGCGCTGCCGAAGGCGGCGTTCTTCTACAGCCCGCACTGCATTTCGTTCATGCGCCGCGATATCTCGACCGTGAAGCGGCTGGCGTTCGTCGGGCTGGAAAGGATCGCGTGTGCGCGGACGTGTCTTTACGTGGCCTGCTCCGAAAGCGAAGGCCGCGCGATCCGTGCGTGGCTGCGTCAGCCGGTGGTGGTGATCGAGAACGCCGTCGGCGACAGCGCGGCGCACGTTCGTGCGGACGACGCGGCGCCGTCGTCGGACGGCCCCCTGTGCGTGGCGACCGTCGGCGGCATCCGCACGCAAAAGGATCCCGCGCTGTTCGCGCAGATTGCGCAGGGCATGCGTGCAAGCGGCATGCGCTTCGTCTGGATCGGCGACGGCGACGATGCGCTGAAGGCGCGGCTGGCCAAGGCCGGCGTCGAGGTGACCGGGTGGTTGCCGCGCGACGAAGTGGCGCGCCGGCTCGACCGCGCCGACGTGTACCTGTCGACGTCGTCGTGGGAAGGCATGCCGGTGTCGGTCATCGAGGCGATGCTGGCCGGCCGGCCCGTCGTCGTGTCCGACTGTGCCGGCAACGTCGACGTCGTGCGCCATCTGCAGACCGGCGTGGTCTATACGACGGCAGCCGATGCGGTCGCTTGGCTGGCACGCCTCGCTGGCGACCATGCGTTGCGCGGGGCGCTTGGCCGGCGCGCCGGTCGCGAGGCGCGCCTGCGCTTCGGCGAGGAGCGTCTGTATGGAGAACTCGCGCCGCTCTATGCGGCGCGGGCTGCACGCTGA
- the kdsA gene encoding 3-deoxy-8-phosphooctulonate synthase, whose product MNVSITPDVTVGNGLPFVLFGGLNVLESVEFTLYVCSRYVEVTRRLGIPLVFKASFDKANRSSIHSYRGVGFDEGLRIFEEIKSRFGVPVITDVHEVWQAEPASRVVDVLQVPAFLARQTDLVVAIARTGNAVNIKKPQFMSPTQIEHVVSKCREAGNDKVILCERGASFGYDNLVVDMLGFRQMRDATGDCPVIFDVTHSLQTRDPHGAASGGRRRQVLDLARAGMAVGLAGLFLEAHPEPDHARCDGPSALPLAQLDAFLQQVKAVDDLVKRLPLLDIR is encoded by the coding sequence ATGAATGTATCGATTACGCCGGACGTCACGGTCGGCAACGGGTTGCCGTTCGTGCTCTTCGGCGGCCTCAACGTGCTCGAGAGCGTCGAGTTCACGCTCTACGTCTGCAGCCGGTATGTGGAAGTCACGCGCCGCCTCGGCATCCCGCTGGTGTTCAAGGCCTCGTTCGACAAGGCGAACCGCTCGTCGATCCACTCGTATCGCGGCGTCGGATTCGACGAGGGGCTCAGGATCTTCGAGGAGATCAAGTCGCGGTTCGGCGTACCTGTGATCACGGACGTGCACGAGGTGTGGCAGGCCGAACCGGCCTCGCGCGTCGTGGACGTGCTGCAGGTGCCGGCGTTCCTCGCGCGCCAGACGGATCTCGTCGTCGCGATCGCGCGGACCGGCAACGCCGTCAACATCAAGAAGCCGCAGTTCATGAGCCCGACGCAGATCGAGCACGTCGTCTCGAAGTGTCGTGAAGCCGGCAACGACAAGGTGATCCTGTGCGAGCGCGGGGCGTCCTTCGGCTACGACAATCTCGTCGTGGACATGCTGGGGTTCCGCCAGATGCGCGACGCGACGGGCGACTGCCCGGTGATCTTCGATGTCACGCACAGCCTCCAGACGCGCGATCCGCACGGCGCCGCATCGGGCGGCCGGCGGCGGCAGGTGCTCGATCTCGCGCGCGCCGGGATGGCGGTCGGGCTGGCCGGCCTGTTCCTCGAAGCGCATCCGGAGCCGGACCACGCGCGCTGCGACGGCCCGAGCGCGCTGCCGCTCGCGCAACTCGACGCGTTCCTGCAGCAGGTCAAGGCAGTGGATGATCTGGTCAAGCGGCTTCCGCTGCTCGATATCCGGTGA
- the kdsB gene encoding 3-deoxy-manno-octulosonate cytidylyltransferase, with amino-acid sequence MTSFNSARPVHVVIPARYGSTRLPGKPLVDLNGEPMIVRVHARVSRALPGADIVVAIDDARIAEALDARGIRFAMTGTHHASGTDRAAELARASGWRDTDVVLNVQGDEPLVPERLLKAFAGYCVAVPDLGIATVACPVGDAALLDEPGIVKLVVDRRGRALYFSRAAIPFCRDGRPAGADLGGHLRHIGLYGYSNAALQTLAHTAPCELEQLEQLEQLRALWLGMPIEVMRWPDAPPAGVDTPDDVARVVSFLKRQTQDETEPH; translated from the coding sequence ATGACGTCATTCAATAGTGCACGCCCGGTACATGTCGTGATTCCGGCGCGGTACGGTTCGACCCGCCTGCCGGGCAAGCCGCTCGTCGACCTGAACGGCGAGCCGATGATCGTTCGCGTGCACGCGCGTGTGAGCCGCGCGCTGCCCGGTGCGGACATCGTCGTCGCGATCGACGACGCGCGTATCGCGGAAGCGCTCGACGCGCGCGGCATCCGCTTCGCGATGACCGGCACCCATCATGCGTCGGGCACCGACCGCGCGGCGGAACTCGCGCGAGCGTCCGGCTGGCGCGACACCGACGTGGTGCTCAACGTGCAGGGCGACGAGCCGCTCGTGCCCGAGAGGCTGCTGAAGGCCTTTGCAGGCTACTGCGTTGCGGTGCCGGATCTCGGCATCGCGACAGTGGCGTGCCCGGTCGGCGATGCCGCGCTGCTCGACGAACCCGGCATCGTCAAGCTCGTCGTCGATCGCCGCGGCCGTGCGCTGTACTTCTCGCGCGCGGCGATCCCGTTCTGTCGCGATGGCCGGCCGGCGGGTGCGGACCTCGGCGGGCACCTGCGGCATATCGGCCTCTACGGTTATTCGAATGCGGCGTTGCAGACACTGGCGCATACCGCGCCGTGCGAACTCGAGCAGCTGGAGCAGCTCGAGCAACTGCGCGCGCTGTGGCTCGGCATGCCGATCGAAGTGATGCGCTGGCCCGATGCGCCGCCGGCCGGCGTCGATACGCCCGACGACGTGGCTCGCGTCGTCTCCTTTCTCAAACGGCAAACCCAAGATGAGACAGAACCACATTGA
- a CDS encoding KpsF/GutQ family sugar-phosphate isomerase: MRQNHIESARQVFEIESRALAGVAARLDVSFDVAVETILGSRGRVVVCGMGKSGIVGRKIAATLSSTGTPGFFMHPGEAYHGDLGMVTPDDTFLAISNSGETDEVIKLIPFLRNNGNDLIALTGNPSSTLASAARVHLDIGVEREACPLQLAPTASTTATLAMGDALAITLMRARGFQPEHFARFHPGGSLGRRLLSTVDDEMACRDLPFVTEDTSTLDVLDAMTRGRLGLAIVKRDVGWGIVTDGDVRRAIERHGDAVLRRTAADLMSIEPSTVPPGTRVEDALLLMQEQRIGALLVSDGTNIVGVFKK; this comes from the coding sequence ATGAGACAGAACCACATTGAATCCGCCCGACAGGTCTTCGAGATCGAATCGCGGGCACTGGCCGGCGTCGCCGCGCGTCTCGACGTGAGTTTCGACGTGGCGGTCGAGACCATCCTCGGGTCACGCGGCCGAGTGGTCGTGTGCGGCATGGGCAAGTCCGGCATCGTCGGCCGGAAAATCGCCGCGACGCTTTCCAGCACGGGGACGCCCGGCTTCTTCATGCATCCGGGAGAGGCCTATCACGGCGATCTGGGCATGGTGACGCCGGACGATACGTTTCTCGCGATCTCGAATTCGGGGGAAACCGACGAGGTGATCAAGCTGATTCCGTTCCTGCGGAACAACGGCAACGATCTGATCGCGCTGACGGGCAATCCGTCGTCGACGCTCGCGAGCGCCGCGCGGGTCCATCTCGACATCGGCGTCGAACGCGAGGCATGCCCGTTGCAGCTCGCGCCGACCGCGTCGACGACGGCGACGCTCGCAATGGGCGACGCACTGGCGATCACGCTGATGCGGGCGCGCGGCTTCCAGCCCGAACATTTCGCGCGCTTCCACCCCGGCGGCTCGCTCGGCCGCCGGCTGCTGTCCACCGTCGACGACGAAATGGCGTGCCGGGATCTGCCGTTCGTGACGGAGGACACGTCGACGCTCGACGTGCTGGACGCGATGACGCGTGGGCGCCTCGGGCTCGCCATCGTGAAGCGGGACGTCGGCTGGGGCATCGTGACCGACGGCGATGTCCGCCGCGCGATCGAGCGGCACGGCGACGCCGTCCTGCGCCGCACGGCGGCCGACCTGATGTCGATCGAGCCGTCCACGGTGCCGCCCGGCACGCGGGTCGAGGATGCGTTGCTGCTGATGCAGGAGCAGCGGATCGGTGCGCTGCTGGTGTCCGACGGCACGAACATCGTCGGCGTATTCAAGAAGTAG
- a CDS encoding sialidase family protein: MTSFRYPPPLAAVKRSILAVLCACCAATASNAEPVPAPPGQVVAHSRAATRVYLGSPSLAVLPNGDYVATFDTFGAAASQNHVSVFTSHDKGATWSRLGDVPDQYWSSLFVLNGSLYLMGTNRSMGTPSIRRSDDGGATWTTPVDAATGMLPYPGRYITGPVPVLVDRGRVWRAYESVEDGDLRALVMSAPADRDLLDARNWRASVHLPSDKRWLDGRFESWEEGNVVSRPGASPALMLRVNTANGPEKAALVATGGDGRTLSFDPARDFVDLPGAGKKFTIRFDPRSKQYWTITNAVPKSVGQTNLERVRNTLVLLSSADLRQWTARRILLQHADTKRHGFQYVDWQFDGDDLIAVLRVAFDDPEGGAASQHDSNFITFLRVPRFRQDAAATALTQSLQ, from the coding sequence ATGACCTCATTCCGGTATCCGCCGCCCCTTGCCGCGGTGAAGCGTTCGATCCTCGCGGTACTGTGCGCCTGCTGCGCGGCGACGGCATCGAACGCCGAACCCGTGCCGGCCCCGCCCGGCCAGGTCGTCGCGCACAGCCGGGCGGCCACGCGCGTCTATCTCGGCTCGCCGTCGCTGGCCGTGCTGCCGAACGGCGACTACGTCGCGACCTTCGACACGTTCGGCGCCGCCGCGTCGCAGAACCACGTATCCGTGTTCACGTCGCACGACAAAGGCGCGACGTGGTCCAGGCTCGGCGACGTGCCGGATCAATACTGGTCGTCGCTGTTCGTGCTGAACGGCTCGCTGTACCTGATGGGCACCAATCGCTCGATGGGCACGCCATCCATCCGTCGATCCGACGACGGCGGCGCAACCTGGACCACACCGGTCGACGCCGCGACCGGGATGCTGCCGTATCCCGGCCGCTATATCACCGGGCCGGTTCCGGTGCTCGTCGACCGCGGGCGGGTCTGGCGCGCGTACGAAAGCGTCGAGGACGGCGACCTGCGCGCGCTGGTGATGTCCGCGCCCGCCGATCGCGATCTGCTCGATGCGCGCAACTGGCGCGCGTCCGTTCACCTGCCGTCGGACAAGCGCTGGCTCGACGGCAGATTCGAGTCATGGGAGGAAGGCAACGTCGTCAGCAGGCCAGGCGCATCGCCCGCGCTCATGCTGCGCGTGAATACCGCGAACGGCCCGGAGAAGGCCGCGCTGGTCGCGACCGGCGGGGACGGCCGGACACTGTCGTTCGACCCGGCGCGCGACTTCGTCGACCTGCCGGGCGCCGGGAAGAAGTTCACGATTCGCTTCGACCCGCGGTCGAAACAGTACTGGACGATCACGAACGCGGTGCCGAAAAGCGTCGGCCAGACGAATCTCGAGCGCGTCCGCAACACGCTGGTGCTGTTGTCCTCCGCCGATCTCCGGCAGTGGACCGCCCGGCGAATCCTGCTGCAACACGCCGACACGAAACGGCACGGCTTCCAGTACGTCGACTGGCAATTCGACGGCGACGACCTCATTGCGGTGCTCCGCGTCGCGTTCGACGATCCGGAAGGCGGTGCGGCGAGCCAGCACGACTCGAATTTCATCACGTTCCTGCGCGTCCCCCGCTTCCGCCAGGACGCCGCAGCCACGGCGCTGACGCAAAGCCTGCAGTAG